In a single window of the Thamnophis elegans isolate rThaEle1 chromosome 8, rThaEle1.pri, whole genome shotgun sequence genome:
- the NRSN1 gene encoding neurensin-1: MSAYADIYTSKQGQQSSSEGGYQRYGVRSYLHQFYEDCTGSIWEYDDDFQIQRSPNKWSSIFWKVGLISGTMFMLTGIIVLVVGFLVTPKIEALGVEDFVVVDTHAVQFNRALDVCKLAGAILFCIGGTTMAACLLMSAFAKSYSKEEKYLQQKFKERIADMKVQTYPVTKAPAAPGESKIPVTLSKVQNIQPLSET; the protein is encoded by the exons ATGAGTGCGTATGCTGACATTTATACATCAAAGCAGGGACAACAGAGTTCCTCAGAGGGTGGTTACCAGCGCTATGGAGTTCGATCTTACCTGCACCAGTTTTATGAAGACTGCACAGGATCCATTTGGGAGTATGATGATGATTTTCAGATCCAGAGGTCACCCAACAAATGGAGCTCTATATTTTGGAAG GTTGGACTCATCTCGGGGACAATGTTTATGCTGACAGGGATCATAGTTCTTGTAGTAGGGTTTCTGGTAACCCCCAAAATTGAAGCCCTTGGAGTAGAAGATTTTGTGGTAGTAGATACCCATGCTGTCCAATTTAACCGAGCCCTTGATGTGTGTAAGTTGGCAGGAGCAATATTATTTTGCATTGGAGGGACCACAATGGCAGCCTGTTTACTTATGTCTGCATTTGCAAAAAGCTACTCCAAAGAAGAAAAGTACCTGCAACAGAaatttaaagagagaatagcAGATATGAAAGTCCAGACATACCCAGTCACAAAAGCCCCAGCAGCACCTGGAGAATCTAAAATACCCGTTACATTGTCCAAAGTTCAAAACATCCAGCCATTATCTGAGACCTGA